The following coding sequences lie in one Anoplolepis gracilipes chromosome 4, ASM4749672v1, whole genome shotgun sequence genomic window:
- the LOC140665135 gene encoding uncharacterized protein: MQKHNSVKVNTVFNGEFVAGDKRANKSINTRNFELFRTSDLREWYERQVVKPILASLEEFQERDSGWALSILNLTVNINKYNPMRAGCCVQLPRKIIMKRAVVNVQSQDNACFAWAVVAALYPVERHTDRQSSYRHYTTVLNLQDIEFPVTLNQIKKFEIYNDISINVYTIENENIIPLRLTEQKKDKHVNLLYV; the protein is encoded by the coding sequence atgcaaaaacacaacagtgtgaaagtgaatacagtgtttaacggcgagtttgtggcgggcgataagcgcgccaataaatcaatcaatacgagaaactTTGAACTCTTTCGtacatccgatttacgcgAGTGGTATGAACGGCAAGTCGTCAAGCCCATccttgcatcgctcgaagaatttcaggaacgcgatagTGGATGGGCATTATCTATACTAAATTTgacagtaaatataaataaatataatcctatgcgcgccGGATGTTGCGTGcaattaccgcgaaagataataatgaaacgagcagtggttaacgtgcaatctcaagacaatgcatgttttgcgtgggcggtggtggctgctctgtatccagTTGAAAGACACACAGACCGACAATCGTCGTACCGgcattatacaacagtactgaatctccaagatattgagtttccagtcactcttaatcaaattaaaaaatttgaaatttataatgacatttcaatcaatgtgtataccaTCGAGAATGAAAACATTATCCCGTTACGTCTTACGGAGCAAAAGAAGGACAAGCAcgtcaacttgctctacgtgTAA